The following proteins are encoded in a genomic region of Pseudoxanthomonas suwonensis 11-1:
- the grxD gene encoding Grx4 family monothiol glutaredoxin: protein MAVMDRIQAEVESRPIVLFMKGTPAFPMCGYSAKAVQALQAAGAEDLHTVNVLEEPEIRANLPRYSNWPTFPQLFLHGELIGGCEITLELLESGELQRMVSEARSQ, encoded by the coding sequence ATGGCGGTGATGGATCGCATCCAGGCCGAGGTCGAGAGCCGGCCTATCGTCCTGTTCATGAAAGGCACCCCGGCGTTCCCGATGTGCGGGTACTCGGCCAAGGCCGTGCAGGCGCTGCAGGCCGCCGGCGCCGAGGACCTCCACACCGTCAACGTGCTGGAGGAGCCGGAGATCCGCGCCAACCTGCCGCGATACTCCAACTGGCCGACCTTCCCGCAGCTGTTCCTGCACGGGGAGCTGATCGGCGGCTGCGAGATCACCCTGGAGCTGCTGGAATCCGGCGAGCTGCAGCGGATGGTCAGCGAAGCCCGTTCGCAATGA
- a CDS encoding SDR family oxidoreductase: protein MSLVGLPVAAPKPLSGRVVLVAGAHGGLGSVSARACAEAGATVVLLGRKLPRLNRVYDAVAAAGPEPLLYPLDLEGAGPDDYAELATRIGAELGRLDGILHCAAEFRGLTPLEHQDPAQFARALHVNLTAPWWLVQACLPLLRQSADPAVVVAVDDLARVGQAYWGGYGVAQHGLHALVRMLAAELANDPVRICALQPGPMRTPLRSRAYADDVASDLRDPQDYAVRCVQLLSAEGAAFRGQLVTGAGGVPA from the coding sequence ATGAGCCTGGTCGGTCTTCCCGTGGCGGCGCCGAAGCCGCTGTCAGGTCGTGTCGTGCTCGTGGCAGGCGCCCATGGCGGCCTCGGCAGCGTTTCCGCGCGCGCCTGTGCCGAGGCCGGCGCCACCGTGGTCCTGCTGGGCCGCAAGCTGCCGCGCCTCAACCGGGTCTATGACGCGGTCGCGGCAGCGGGCCCGGAGCCGCTGCTGTACCCGCTGGACCTGGAAGGTGCCGGTCCGGACGACTACGCCGAGCTGGCCACCCGTATCGGGGCCGAACTGGGCCGGCTGGACGGAATCCTCCATTGCGCCGCCGAGTTCCGCGGCCTGACCCCGCTGGAGCACCAGGATCCGGCGCAGTTCGCCCGCGCCCTACACGTCAACCTGACCGCGCCGTGGTGGCTGGTCCAGGCCTGCCTGCCGCTGCTGCGCCAGTCCGCCGATCCGGCGGTGGTGGTGGCGGTCGACGACCTGGCCCGGGTGGGGCAGGCGTACTGGGGCGGCTACGGCGTGGCCCAGCATGGCTTGCATGCCCTGGTCCGGATGCTGGCGGCGGAGCTGGCCAACGATCCGGTGCGGATCTGCGCCCTGCAGCCGGGCCCGATGCGCACCCCGCTGCGCTCGCGCGCCTATGCCGACGACGTCGCCAGCGACCTGCGCGACCCGCAGGACTACGCCGTGCGCTGCGTGCAGCTGCTGTCGGCCGAGGGCGCGGCGTTCCGCGGCCAGCTTGTCACCGGTGCCGGGGGGGTGCCGGCATGA
- a CDS encoding YhgN family NAAT transporter, whose product MTIMSTALLLFLILDPLGNVPVFLSVLKPLTPQRQRIVVMRELLIALFVLMLFLWCGKYALELMHLRQESVSIAGGIVLFLIGIRMIFPRPEGLMGEIPDGEPFIVPLAIPLVAGPSGMAAVMLMGSREPDRLWEWSLALFLAWAATAAILLAAPLLYRLLGRRALTAVERLMGMLLVAISVQMLLDGVAVYLGMTTGAA is encoded by the coding sequence ATGACCATCATGTCCACCGCGCTGCTGCTGTTCCTGATCCTGGATCCGCTGGGCAACGTCCCGGTGTTCCTCAGCGTGCTCAAGCCGCTGACCCCGCAGCGCCAGCGCATCGTGGTCATGCGCGAGCTGCTGATCGCCCTGTTCGTGCTGATGCTGTTCCTGTGGTGCGGCAAGTACGCGCTGGAGCTGATGCACCTGCGCCAGGAGTCGGTGTCCATCGCCGGCGGCATCGTCCTGTTCCTGATCGGCATCCGCATGATCTTCCCGCGCCCGGAAGGGCTGATGGGCGAGATCCCGGACGGCGAGCCCTTCATCGTGCCGCTGGCCATCCCGCTGGTGGCCGGCCCGTCGGGCATGGCCGCGGTGATGCTGATGGGCAGCCGCGAGCCCGATCGCCTGTGGGAGTGGAGCCTGGCCCTGTTCCTGGCCTGGGCCGCGACCGCCGCGATCCTGCTGGCCGCGCCGCTGCTGTACCGCCTGCTGGGCCGGCGCGCGCTGACCGCGGTCGAGCGCCTGATGGGCATGCTGCTGGTCGCCATCTCGGTGCAGATGCTGCTCGACGGCGTCGCCGTCTACCTGGGGATGACGACGGGCGCCGCCTGA